The bacterium genome contains a region encoding:
- a CDS encoding neutral/alkaline non-lysosomal ceramidase N-terminal domain-containing protein has protein sequence MRLGFAKSDLTPRVGVELCGFGPFINRHSIAVRDRLWARAMAVEVGEKRAVVISNDLCLVEQDTTARIRELIGEATGLPPEAIMVHSTHTHSGPNTSARLQGWGVLDVPYVEVLPQRIAAAGIAALANLQEATLSHAEVPCEGMSLNREYDQDAPPLEDVLRDDWRPAKPELTDTTCHVLVADAVTPPCREGSARSAGGRPPSSCSPSPAGRGSGGGPPLGFAAYFGCHPVVCCAATRYIHGDYAGVAMNLLEREHAGSVGLFLQGAQGDVNSCVVHKPEQESLLALDVIAARFARAVREGLRQAQPLDISDMSYALHDVTFSRRALTRDDIAARLAEQDAILHAPGASDEDGQVRMAGVFALAYRKLLAAMDRGESLQPPTQLQGLRLGPLALLGSPFEMFQAIKNDVRQRAKSPLPLVMGLTNDGLGYAPDRDCAARGGYAAEMVPLMIGMLPYANIHEELVTAFLALEALL, from the coding sequence ATGCGCCTCGGCTTTGCCAAATCAGACCTCACGCCCCGTGTTGGTGTCGAACTCTGTGGCTTCGGCCCGTTCATCAACCGCCACTCAATCGCCGTCCGTGACCGCCTCTGGGCGCGCGCGATGGCCGTGGAGGTGGGGGAGAAGCGGGCCGTTGTCATCAGCAACGACCTGTGCCTGGTCGAGCAGGACACGACCGCTCGCATCCGCGAGCTGATCGGCGAGGCGACCGGCCTGCCGCCCGAGGCGATCATGGTGCACTCCACCCACACCCACAGCGGCCCGAACACCTCGGCGCGGCTGCAGGGCTGGGGCGTGCTGGATGTGCCGTACGTCGAGGTCCTGCCCCAGCGCATCGCCGCCGCCGGGATCGCGGCGTTGGCGAACCTGCAGGAGGCCACGCTATCCCACGCCGAGGTGCCCTGCGAGGGCATGAGCCTGAACCGCGAGTACGACCAGGACGCCCCGCCACTGGAAGATGTCCTCCGCGATGACTGGCGGCCGGCCAAGCCCGAGCTGACCGACACCACCTGCCATGTTCTGGTGGCAGATGCCGTTACCCCTCCCTGCAGGGAGGGGTCGGCGCGTAGCGCCGGGGGTAGGCCGCCGTCGTCGTGCTCCCCCTCCCCCGCGGGGAGGGGGTCGGGGGGTGGGCCGCCGCTAGGCTTCGCCGCCTACTTCGGCTGCCACCCTGTCGTCTGCTGCGCCGCTACGCGCTACATCCACGGCGACTATGCCGGCGTGGCGATGAACCTCCTCGAGCGCGAGCACGCCGGCAGCGTGGGTCTGTTCCTGCAGGGCGCGCAGGGCGATGTGAACTCCTGCGTCGTCCACAAGCCCGAGCAGGAGTCCCTGCTGGCCCTGGACGTCATCGCCGCCCGTTTCGCCCGCGCGGTGCGGGAGGGCCTCCGCCAGGCGCAGCCGCTGGACATCAGCGACATGAGCTATGCGCTCCATGATGTCACCTTCAGTCGCCGCGCCCTCACTCGCGACGACATCGCCGCGCGCCTGGCCGAGCAAGACGCCATCCTGCACGCCCCCGGCGCCTCGGACGAGGACGGCCAAGTCCGCATGGCCGGCGTCTTCGCCCTGGCCTACCGCAAGCTGCTGGCGGCCATGGACCGCGGCGAGAGCCTCCAGCCGCCCACCCAGCTTCAGGGCCTGCGCCTGGGGCCGCTGGCCCTGCTGGGCTCTCCGTTTGAGATGTTCCAGGCCATCAAGAACGACGTGAGGCAGCGGGCGAAGTCGCCGCTGCCTCTGGTGATGGGTCTGACCAACGACGGTCTCGGGTACGCCCCCGACCGCGACTGTGCTGCCCGGGGCGGCTACGCCGCGGAGATGGTCCCCCTCATGATCGGCATGTTGCCGTACGCCAACATCCATGAGGAGCTGGTGACGGCCTTCCTGGCGTTGGAGGCACTGCTGTAG